One region of Ahniella affigens genomic DNA includes:
- a CDS encoding putative bifunctional diguanylate cyclase/phosphodiesterase has translation MSITRRTAHRRVDSGPTPPLPTIACKAASVQTRHVIQPAPFADRSSGGPIRAQADGRALALELLHAQTLPALADCLHQYAREALQATATQLHWSEGFSASGPSPRQSAPVALGERTIVAVELFEQAWDQGRSASKLTPDGVELALPIIAGSGTSARAVLCLKQSTSGAELAADTLNLIAARAQELLQTSRLKQAVDRLETAERIQRALYAIADLASSDMEMPDMLSGIHEIIGDLTYAENFYIGLFDRDLRIFRFIYFADSVDPDPTLPDQAFTEDDLKNSLTLALMRHGKPLMGPSMTIRNLLGVTRDASFGPDAEDWLGIPLITSGVVCGALVVQSYDASVRYTETDRALLSYVGQHVLTAVQRKQAHAELERRVEERTRELVEQIEVRKRRERLQAAFQRIAELTSSTETIDQFYTAVHGVVGELLYAKNFFIALLEGEWIVFPYAVDERDPSARFESRRPGLSLTDHVLRTQKPLLADREQLDQLNERGVVKTVGSPSVCWLGVPLRGETGPLGVMAVQSYSPEVVYDATDQEVLTFVANHIALAIERKRAQDAIRAAKEELEKRVEERTRELAESNLQLRDQIKVRQQIEMRLKHEALHDALTGLPNRSLLLDRMSQCLNRLRRDVRRHFAVLFLDLDRFKVINDSVGHLIGDELLKEASRRLQACVREPDTVARLGGDEFAILIEDVSDIEDTRRVARRVITALNEPIRVAGKELFTSASIGIAMGESRYNAPEELLRDADVAMYRAKAKGRQRFEVFDETLHQEALNLLTLESDLRRAIARSEFEPFFQPIIDIDHDRIVGYEALLRWNHPDRGLLLPSDFLSVAEDNGSAEIIDWQLFEQAMRAVPRLAVMGRYVSVNVSARHLRDPHWHEEFFRLLELNRVKPEQVRVEVTEGALLENPEQIRHTLNQMRDRGLHALLDDFGTGYSSLSYLHQFPMDALKIDKSFVRDLKPGGSGGNVAVVRAILALAGTLGVKVIAEGIEKEEQRDALRELGCSMGQGFWYAHPQPLSRFQQAAASNG, from the coding sequence GTGTCGATCACAAGGCGCACTGCCCACCGGCGCGTCGATTCCGGTCCGACACCACCCTTGCCAACCATTGCCTGCAAGGCCGCATCGGTGCAGACTCGGCACGTGATCCAACCGGCGCCATTTGCTGACCGAAGCTCCGGGGGCCCTATTCGCGCCCAGGCGGATGGGCGTGCCCTGGCGCTCGAGTTGTTGCACGCCCAAACGTTGCCGGCGCTTGCCGATTGCCTCCACCAATATGCTCGGGAAGCGCTGCAGGCGACCGCCACGCAGTTGCACTGGTCGGAGGGGTTCAGCGCGTCCGGACCAAGTCCAAGGCAGAGTGCGCCGGTCGCGCTTGGCGAGCGGACCATTGTTGCCGTCGAGCTGTTCGAACAAGCCTGGGATCAGGGCCGGAGCGCGAGCAAACTCACCCCCGACGGGGTCGAACTGGCATTGCCGATCATTGCCGGCAGCGGTACCTCGGCGCGCGCCGTGTTGTGCCTGAAACAATCGACCAGTGGCGCCGAATTGGCGGCCGATACCCTGAATCTGATTGCGGCCCGGGCACAAGAGCTGCTGCAGACTTCCCGGCTCAAGCAGGCAGTCGATCGATTGGAAACCGCCGAACGGATCCAGCGCGCGTTGTACGCCATTGCCGACTTGGCGAGCAGTGACATGGAAATGCCGGATATGCTCTCTGGCATCCACGAGATCATTGGTGATCTGACCTATGCCGAGAATTTCTATATCGGCCTGTTCGATCGGGATCTCCGAATCTTCCGCTTCATCTATTTTGCCGACAGCGTGGACCCCGATCCCACGCTGCCTGATCAGGCGTTTACCGAAGACGACCTGAAGAACAGTTTGACGCTGGCGCTGATGCGACATGGCAAGCCCCTGATGGGGCCATCCATGACGATTCGCAACCTGCTGGGCGTGACCCGCGATGCGTCATTCGGGCCCGACGCCGAAGATTGGCTGGGTATCCCATTGATCACATCTGGCGTGGTCTGCGGCGCCTTGGTGGTGCAGAGCTACGATGCGTCGGTACGCTATACCGAGACTGATCGCGCACTGCTGAGCTATGTGGGACAGCATGTGCTGACGGCGGTGCAGCGGAAGCAAGCGCATGCCGAGTTGGAGCGCCGCGTGGAGGAGCGCACGCGCGAACTGGTCGAGCAGATCGAGGTGCGCAAGCGTCGTGAGCGCTTGCAGGCGGCGTTCCAACGGATTGCCGAACTCACGAGCAGTACCGAAACGATCGACCAGTTCTACACCGCGGTGCATGGCGTTGTGGGCGAGTTGCTGTATGCGAAGAATTTCTTCATTGCGTTGCTCGAGGGCGAGTGGATCGTGTTTCCCTATGCGGTGGATGAGCGCGATCCGTCCGCCCGGTTTGAATCGCGGCGCCCTGGCCTCAGCCTCACGGATCATGTGCTCCGAACGCAGAAACCGCTGCTCGCCGATCGCGAGCAACTCGATCAATTGAACGAGCGGGGTGTTGTCAAGACGGTGGGTTCGCCATCGGTATGCTGGCTCGGCGTGCCGCTGCGAGGCGAAACCGGCCCACTCGGCGTCATGGCTGTGCAGAGCTATTCGCCCGAGGTCGTCTATGACGCGACCGATCAGGAAGTGCTGACATTCGTCGCGAATCACATTGCCTTGGCGATCGAGCGCAAGCGAGCGCAGGACGCGATTCGCGCCGCCAAGGAGGAGCTCGAGAAGCGCGTCGAGGAGCGCACGCGCGAGCTGGCCGAAAGCAACCTGCAACTCCGGGACCAGATCAAGGTCCGGCAGCAGATCGAAATGCGGCTGAAGCACGAAGCCCTGCACGATGCGCTGACCGGGTTGCCAAACCGCTCGCTGCTGCTTGACCGCATGAGCCAGTGTCTGAACCGCCTGCGGCGTGACGTGCGCCGCCACTTTGCCGTACTGTTTCTCGATCTCGATCGCTTCAAGGTGATCAACGACTCGGTCGGGCATTTGATTGGCGACGAGTTGTTGAAGGAGGCGAGCCGCCGACTGCAGGCTTGCGTACGTGAACCCGACACGGTCGCGCGCCTGGGCGGCGATGAGTTCGCAATATTGATTGAGGATGTCAGCGACATTGAAGATACGCGGCGTGTCGCGCGCCGGGTGATCACGGCGCTCAACGAACCGATCCGCGTGGCGGGCAAGGAACTGTTCACGTCAGCGAGCATCGGCATCGCGATGGGGGAGTCCCGTTACAATGCGCCGGAAGAGCTGTTGCGCGATGCCGACGTCGCGATGTATCGCGCCAAGGCCAAGGGCCGGCAGCGGTTCGAGGTGTTCGACGAAACCCTGCATCAGGAGGCGCTCAACCTGCTGACACTGGAGAGTGATCTCCGACGCGCCATTGCACGCAGCGAGTTCGAGCCGTTCTTCCAGCCGATCATCGATATCGATCATGATCGCATCGTCGGGTACGAGGCGCTGCTGCGCTGGAACCACCCGGATCGCGGGCTCTTGTTGCCCTCTGACTTTCTGTCGGTCGCCGAGGACAACGGCAGTGCCGAAATCATCGACTGGCAGCTGTTTGAGCAGGCCATGCGGGCGGTGCCAAGGCTCGCGGTCATGGGGCGCTATGTCAGCGTCAATGTATCGGCCAGGCATTTGCGCGACCCGCACTGGCACGAGGAATTCTTCCGCTTGCTGGAACTCAACCGGGTGAAGCCCGAGCAAGTCCGGGTGGAGGTCACGGAAGGCGCGCTGCTCGAAAATCCCGAGCAGATCCGCCATACCCTGAATCAGATGCGCGACCGGGGTCTGCACGCGCTGTTGGATGATTTCGGCACTGGCTACTCCTCCCTGTCGTACCTGCACCAGTTCCCGATGGATGCGCTGAAGATCGACAAGAGCTTTGTGCGCGACCTGAAGCCCGGTGGCAGCGGTGGCAACGTCGCCGTGGTGCGCGCGATTCTCGCGCTGGCTGGCACGCTCGGCGTCAAAGTCATTGCCGAGGGCATTGAGAAAGAAGAACAGCGGGATGCGTTACGGGAACTGGGGTGCTCAATGGGACAGGGATTCTGGTATGCACACCCGCAGCCGCTCTCCCGGTTTCAGCAAGCGGCGGCGTCGAACGGTTGA
- a CDS encoding GNAT family N-acetyltransferase: MMEIETERLRLVRFEQQHAPELFRLMNDPDWLRFIGDRGIRTVDDAVRQIEERYDVHHREHGYGFCAVLEKQTSNLVGLCGLIQRDTLPEIDLGYALLPEFRGRGYVQEVARACLDYARDHLGRNQVLAIVNSDNQRSISVLVRLGFVYRGPYRVPGEERDIALYVWQA, from the coding sequence ATGATGGAGATCGAAACCGAACGCCTGCGCCTGGTCCGTTTCGAGCAGCAGCATGCGCCGGAACTGTTTCGGTTGATGAACGATCCGGATTGGTTGCGCTTCATTGGCGATCGCGGCATTCGCACGGTCGACGATGCCGTCCGGCAGATCGAAGAGCGCTATGACGTCCACCATCGCGAGCACGGATACGGCTTTTGCGCCGTGCTTGAGAAACAGACGTCCAACTTGGTCGGGCTATGTGGTTTGATCCAGCGCGATACCCTGCCCGAAATCGACCTCGGTTATGCCCTGCTGCCAGAGTTCCGAGGCCGCGGCTATGTTCAGGAAGTCGCTCGGGCGTGCCTGGACTATGCCCGCGATCACCTGGGCCGCAACCAAGTGCTGGCGATCGTCAACAGCGACAACCAGCGCTCGATTTCGGTGTTGGTCCGGCTGGGGTTTGTCTATCGCGGGCCCTATCGCGTTCCTGGCGAGGAACGCGATATTGCCCTGTACGTCTGGCAGGCTTGA
- the cyoE gene encoding heme o synthase has translation MTALTHTAAQYFALTKPKVVALIVFTAFVGMLLATPGLPNWWLVLVANVGIWLAASSAAAINHLLDARIDAIMARTANRPLPTGQLSSRQVLWFALSLGALSMILLVWQVNVLTAVLTFFALIGYAVIYTVYLKRATPQNIVLGGAAGAAPPVLGWAAIDNSVHPYALLMFLIIFIWTPPHFWALAIFRREDYARAAIPMLPITHGVEYTRAHVLYYTILLFLVTLLPWLTGMSGYLYLGGAVVLGLGFLYYAIRLQNPPNERFAMETFSYSVLYLMALFAFLLVDHYVSSPALLQSHPPQLLEFKSA, from the coding sequence ATGACCGCACTCACTCACACAGCCGCACAGTATTTTGCGCTGACCAAACCCAAAGTCGTTGCCCTGATCGTGTTCACGGCGTTCGTGGGCATGCTGTTGGCCACGCCGGGATTGCCTAACTGGTGGCTGGTGCTGGTCGCCAACGTCGGGATCTGGCTTGCTGCGTCGAGTGCGGCGGCCATCAACCACCTGCTCGACGCCCGGATCGACGCCATCATGGCGCGCACAGCCAACCGACCGTTGCCGACCGGGCAGCTCAGTTCGCGCCAGGTTCTTTGGTTCGCGCTGAGTCTTGGGGCCTTGTCGATGATCCTGCTCGTCTGGCAGGTCAACGTGCTAACGGCCGTGCTGACGTTCTTTGCGCTGATCGGCTATGCCGTCATCTATACCGTGTATCTGAAGCGCGCGACGCCCCAGAACATCGTGCTGGGTGGTGCCGCCGGCGCAGCGCCGCCGGTGCTTGGCTGGGCCGCCATCGACAACTCCGTGCATCCGTATGCGCTGCTGATGTTCCTGATTATTTTCATCTGGACGCCGCCGCATTTCTGGGCGCTCGCAATCTTCCGCCGAGAAGACTACGCGCGCGCCGCCATCCCGATGTTGCCAATCACCCATGGCGTCGAATACACCCGCGCCCATGTGCTGTACTACACGATTCTGCTGTTCCTCGTGACCTTGTTGCCATGGCTCACCGGCATGAGCGGCTACTTGTATCTGGGCGGCGCGGTCGTGCTTGGCCTGGGATTTCTGTACTACGCGATCCGTTTGCAGAATCCACCGAATGAGCGGTTTGCGATGGAAACATTCAGCTATTCGGTGCTGTATCTGATGGCGCTGTTTGCGTTCCTGCTGGTCGATCACTACGTGTCGTCACCGGCATTGCTGCAATCCCATCCGCCGCAGCTGCTGGAGTTCAAGTCGGCATGA
- a CDS encoding SURF1 family protein, producing MLRKPALKSWLLLVVGLTIFLSAANWQYGRAQYKDQLAREFAAALAVRDAPTLDAALAAPLPGAYQTVHLRGQFDQAHLLLLDNQVQDGRVGVQVFAPLQTDTGRHVLVQLGWVAWPNREQPVAIPPIPANFDSVGILAPPPAPGVIADSVGQGPYPRVLMSVEPASVAETLGYSVLSQVFWPKADASSGFQRAWHPPGIGAERHRGYALQWFSFAIAAIILFLYLHRPSTRD from the coding sequence ATGCTCCGCAAACCCGCACTGAAGAGCTGGCTGCTGCTGGTGGTTGGCCTGACGATCTTTCTCAGCGCCGCCAACTGGCAGTACGGGCGCGCCCAGTACAAAGACCAACTGGCACGCGAGTTTGCAGCGGCCCTGGCGGTGCGCGACGCGCCAACCTTGGACGCGGCGCTGGCGGCGCCCCTGCCCGGGGCGTACCAGACCGTGCACCTGCGCGGGCAATTCGACCAGGCGCACCTGTTGCTGCTCGACAACCAAGTCCAGGACGGGCGGGTGGGAGTCCAGGTGTTTGCGCCGCTACAGACCGATACTGGCCGCCACGTGCTGGTTCAGCTCGGTTGGGTGGCCTGGCCGAATCGCGAGCAACCGGTTGCAATACCGCCAATCCCGGCCAACTTTGACTCGGTCGGTATTCTGGCGCCGCCACCGGCGCCGGGCGTGATTGCCGACAGCGTCGGCCAGGGCCCGTATCCGCGGGTGCTGATGAGCGTGGAGCCTGCCAGCGTCGCCGAGACGCTGGGGTATTCGGTGCTCAGCCAGGTGTTCTGGCCAAAGGCAGACGCGAGTTCTGGCTTCCAGCGTGCGTGGCACCCCCCTGGTATTGGCGCCGAGCGCCACCGAGGCTACGCCTTGCAATGGTTCAGCTTCGCCATTGCCGCAATCATCCTGTTTCTCTATCTCCATCGGCCTTCGACCCGTGACTGA
- a CDS encoding DUF2909 domain-containing protein has translation MQGIQKLLVIAIFLVIVYNLGSALWYMLHKPEVQDEASRTRVVRALTRRIGISIGLILLVAIALYTGILQSHGIRVGH, from the coding sequence ATGCAAGGAATTCAGAAACTGCTGGTGATCGCCATTTTCCTGGTGATCGTCTACAACCTCGGCTCGGCGCTCTGGTACATGCTGCACAAACCGGAAGTTCAGGACGAGGCCAGCCGGACGCGGGTTGTCCGCGCTTTGACGCGACGAATTGGCATCTCGATCGGCCTGATTCTGCTGGTGGCCATCGCACTGTACACCGGGATCTTGCAGTCACACGGGATTCGCGTCGGGCACTAA
- a CDS encoding alpha/beta hydrolase, which translates to MRSDRLFQQLLTVLILLLIATSVLARSDRSKPKNEALGIGDTWTLESTVLGEIRRINVYRPNVPTDQPLPVLYMPDGGIQEDFLHVAGLVQILSLNGGIRPFMLVGIENTQRRRDLTGPSTDPQDQAVAPVIGGSRAFRQFIRQELFPAVEARYRVTHERALIGESFAGLFVVETMLKAPSMFDSYLALDPSLWWNHSVLVNRFQNEPLPKAWQQKRLYLAHGSQSEIAALTETAYTILKTQPDALRQLEYRAFPDETHQTIYHPAALAGLRLLFAPPAQP; encoded by the coding sequence ATGCGCTCTGACCGATTGTTCCAGCAGTTGCTGACTGTCCTGATCCTGCTGCTGATCGCGACGTCAGTACTGGCGCGATCAGACCGCAGCAAACCCAAGAACGAGGCGCTTGGTATCGGCGATACCTGGACGCTCGAATCAACGGTGCTCGGTGAGATTCGGCGAATCAATGTCTATCGACCCAACGTGCCGACCGATCAGCCGCTACCGGTGTTGTACATGCCGGATGGCGGGATTCAAGAAGACTTTCTGCATGTCGCTGGCCTCGTGCAGATTCTGAGCCTGAACGGCGGCATACGGCCATTCATGCTGGTCGGTATCGAGAACACACAGCGCAGGCGCGATCTGACCGGGCCGAGCACCGATCCGCAGGATCAGGCAGTGGCGCCGGTGATTGGCGGCTCGCGCGCGTTCCGGCAGTTCATCCGCCAGGAATTGTTTCCCGCGGTCGAAGCCCGCTACCGCGTGACGCACGAGCGCGCGTTGATCGGTGAGTCGTTCGCGGGCTTGTTTGTTGTGGAAACGATGCTCAAAGCACCGTCGATGTTCGACAGCTATCTGGCGCTCGACCCTAGCCTTTGGTGGAACCACAGTGTGCTGGTCAATCGCTTTCAGAATGAGCCGCTGCCGAAAGCCTGGCAGCAAAAGCGCCTGTATCTGGCGCATGGGAGCCAGTCAGAAATCGCGGCATTGACCGAGACGGCGTACACCATACTCAAGACCCAACCGGATGCATTGCGCCAACTGGAGTACCGGGCGTTTCCCGATGAAACGCATCAGACCATCTATCACCCGGCAGCACTCGCCGGTTTGCGGTTGCTGTTTGCACCTCCGGCGCAACCTTGA
- a CDS encoding acyl-CoA dehydrogenase family protein translates to MAFTQAAPVLANPYLDDRMLRSLLKRVCPPNQLGELEQTLTDLGDAVVGELEPRIHKEYRFEPSLNHFDVFGNRIDQLQLSGFWREAKQFATRWGLVSTGYDKRLVQHARLHQFARVYLFHPSSEFFTCPLAMSDGAARCLQESGNSALIERALPHLLATDPKELWISGQWMTETSGGSDVGGTETTAKQDQRGRWRLTGRKWFTSAITADMAMVLARPEGNGHGADQLALFYVEPWKADGRLRNIEIDRLKDKLGTRKLPTAEIRLNNTPAELVGDIKGGVKMITPVLNTTRVWNSVCAISTLRRALSIARDYAARRVVFGMPLLDHALHQETLADVQAELEAAFHLTFYVIEHLGRSEYTSAEDPSHALVRLLTPALKLFTGKLAVAGVSECLEAMGGVGYCEDSGLPALLRDAQVMPIWEGTTNVLALDVLKALRQVGGLQHWLTAIRSLTAQITLPDMEPVVKQIRESATAVAEWLQKRSSTKDELPAGARGLAMTLARTLALAVLARHAEWSFRAENDPRALAAAKRYARLGTIRLAVPTGNEARMLASDIYA, encoded by the coding sequence ATGGCATTCACCCAAGCTGCCCCTGTGCTGGCGAACCCGTATCTCGACGATCGCATGTTGCGCTCGCTGTTGAAGCGCGTTTGTCCGCCGAATCAGTTGGGCGAGCTCGAACAGACCCTGACTGATCTGGGCGATGCGGTCGTCGGCGAGTTGGAGCCCCGGATTCACAAGGAGTACCGGTTCGAACCGAGCCTCAATCACTTCGATGTCTTCGGGAATCGGATCGACCAGTTGCAGCTGTCTGGCTTCTGGCGTGAGGCCAAGCAGTTTGCGACGCGCTGGGGCCTGGTCAGCACGGGCTACGACAAGCGTTTGGTCCAGCATGCCCGGCTGCATCAGTTCGCGCGGGTGTACCTGTTCCATCCATCCAGCGAGTTTTTTACCTGCCCGCTGGCGATGAGCGATGGGGCCGCGCGTTGTCTGCAGGAATCCGGCAACTCGGCGCTGATTGAGCGCGCATTGCCACACCTGCTCGCCACCGACCCGAAAGAGTTGTGGATCAGCGGTCAGTGGATGACCGAAACCAGTGGTGGCTCCGATGTCGGTGGTACTGAAACCACCGCGAAGCAGGATCAGCGCGGTCGCTGGCGGCTCACTGGGCGGAAGTGGTTCACGTCGGCGATCACGGCCGACATGGCGATGGTGCTCGCGCGACCGGAGGGCAATGGCCACGGTGCCGATCAACTTGCGTTGTTTTACGTCGAGCCTTGGAAAGCCGACGGCCGGTTGCGCAATATCGAAATTGACCGGCTCAAGGACAAACTCGGTACGCGCAAGCTGCCGACGGCCGAAATCCGGTTGAACAACACGCCAGCGGAGTTGGTCGGTGACATCAAAGGCGGCGTGAAGATGATCACGCCGGTGCTGAATACGACTCGAGTGTGGAATTCGGTCTGCGCAATCAGCACCCTGCGGCGCGCGCTGTCGATCGCTCGCGACTACGCGGCGCGGCGCGTGGTGTTTGGCATGCCGCTCTTGGATCATGCCCTGCATCAGGAAACGCTGGCCGATGTCCAGGCAGAACTGGAAGCGGCGTTCCACCTGACGTTTTACGTGATCGAACACCTGGGTCGAAGCGAGTACACCAGCGCGGAGGACCCGTCGCATGCGCTCGTCCGGCTCCTGACGCCAGCGCTCAAGTTGTTCACCGGCAAGCTCGCGGTGGCCGGAGTCTCCGAGTGCCTGGAGGCAATGGGCGGCGTCGGCTATTGCGAGGATTCGGGGTTGCCCGCGTTGCTTCGCGATGCGCAGGTCATGCCCATTTGGGAAGGCACGACGAATGTCCTGGCGCTCGATGTGCTCAAGGCGCTCCGGCAAGTCGGCGGGCTGCAGCACTGGCTGACCGCGATTCGCAGCCTGACCGCGCAAATCACGCTGCCGGATATGGAGCCGGTGGTGAAGCAGATCCGCGAGTCCGCGACCGCGGTGGCCGAATGGCTGCAGAAGCGCTCCTCGACGAAAGACGAATTGCCTGCTGGCGCCCGTGGCCTGGCCATGACCCTGGCGCGCACCTTGGCGCTGGCGGTTCTTGCCCGCCACGCCGAATGGAGTTTCCGCGCCGAAAATGACCCGCGCGCCCTGGCCGCTGCCAAGCGCTATGCCCGGCTTGGAACGATTCGTCTGGCCGTGCCGACCGGAAACGAAGCCCGCATGCTCGCGAGCGACATCTACGCTTAA
- a CDS encoding DUF3253 domain-containing protein, producing the protein MIHDYLVEMLDARLGDASICPSETARLLGEDLRVEWRDLMRPIREVTARLADQGRIEVLQSGRPVNIREARGPVRIRRKGWMRPAD; encoded by the coding sequence GTGATCCACGATTACCTGGTGGAAATGCTCGATGCCCGACTGGGAGACGCGAGCATTTGTCCGAGCGAGACCGCGCGGCTGCTCGGCGAGGACCTGCGCGTCGAGTGGCGAGACCTGATGCGGCCGATTCGCGAAGTCACCGCCCGCCTGGCCGATCAGGGCCGGATTGAAGTGCTGCAATCCGGCCGGCCGGTGAACATCCGCGAAGCCCGCGGGCCCGTGCGGATTCGCCGCAAGGGCTGGATGCGGCCAGCGGACTAG
- the plsB gene encoding glycerol-3-phosphate 1-O-acyltransferase PlsB, with protein sequence MATERIALSGTSQGTERAPWIWRVLGALTRPWLRIRTEPPEPAMLLKARQVPVVYLLERYGISNAVILEEACREHGLPPPLMPMPGGFMNKSRALLALSRRDGLMFRRPRNRTHSTGLSQIVAAMRADPTLDVQVIPVSIFVGRAPASESGWFRVLFAETWNMVGRFRRLLGVLLNGRDTIVQFSPPVSLRTVLEDGLDIERTVRKASRVMRAHFRRIRTAVIGPDLSHRRTAIDAVINAEGVRDAINTLASKERIRIEQAEARARSFAWEIAADYSHTVVRSASFLLQPFWNKLYGGIRTFNFDTLKQAAPGHEVIYVPCHRSHIDYLLISYLLYVNGVVPPHIAAGVNLNLPVVGSLLRKGGAFFLRRSFRANALYSAVFAEYVAQLFKRGVSMEYFIEGGRSRTGRLIEPRAGMLAMTVRSYLRESQRPVVFQPVYIGYERLLEGKAYTGELSGKPKEKESLWGLLRSLRLLREKYGKVSVSFGEPIYLAEHLDREVPTWRAEAKADKQPWFNGAVESLAHRVMVNINRSADVNPINLLALAILATPKHAMAEDDLIRQIELFRRLLSDQPYSDRVSVTELTAAEIIQYGEQMKAIVRVKHPLGDVLEAPGDMGVMLSYFRNNVLHLFASSAWVACCFLNNRRLQRASVERLGRFIYPFIQSELFLPWTEDQFGEHLQARVDGFVRLGLLECDGEDGKLLRRKIGQTDEAFQLRIIATSLQQAFERYYIAIALLVKKGAKRLSTGELENLCHLTAQRLSLLHTQAAPEFFDKSLFRGFISTLRERRIVWLDEHAKLDFGHELDTMASDAKLILSRELRHSILKLANESHSVDLTAVKKAS encoded by the coding sequence ATGGCCACCGAGCGAATCGCCTTGTCGGGCACTTCTCAAGGCACGGAACGGGCACCCTGGATCTGGCGGGTGCTCGGTGCGTTGACGCGGCCTTGGCTTCGAATCCGAACCGAACCACCAGAACCGGCCATGCTTTTGAAAGCGAGGCAGGTCCCGGTGGTCTACCTGCTGGAGCGTTACGGCATTTCGAATGCGGTGATCCTGGAGGAGGCTTGCCGCGAGCATGGTCTGCCGCCGCCACTGATGCCCATGCCGGGCGGGTTCATGAACAAGTCGCGCGCGTTGCTGGCATTGTCGCGGCGCGACGGGTTGATGTTCCGTCGGCCGCGGAACCGCACCCATTCCACTGGTCTCTCGCAAATCGTGGCGGCCATGCGTGCCGACCCGACCCTGGACGTGCAGGTTATTCCGGTCTCGATTTTCGTCGGCCGTGCGCCGGCCAGTGAGTCGGGTTGGTTCCGCGTGCTGTTTGCCGAAACCTGGAACATGGTCGGCCGTTTCCGGCGGTTGCTCGGCGTGCTGCTCAATGGGCGTGACACGATCGTGCAGTTCTCGCCGCCCGTCAGCCTGCGCACTGTGCTCGAAGACGGGCTCGACATTGAGCGTACGGTGCGCAAGGCCAGCCGGGTCATGCGCGCGCACTTCCGCCGGATTCGAACTGCCGTCATCGGTCCTGATCTGTCACATCGGCGCACCGCGATCGACGCCGTGATCAATGCCGAAGGCGTGCGCGACGCGATCAATACGCTCGCGAGCAAGGAGCGCATCAGAATCGAACAGGCCGAAGCGCGGGCGCGCTCGTTTGCTTGGGAAATCGCGGCCGACTATTCGCACACGGTGGTGCGTTCGGCGTCGTTCTTGTTGCAGCCGTTCTGGAACAAGCTGTATGGCGGCATCCGAACCTTCAATTTCGACACGCTGAAACAGGCGGCGCCTGGGCACGAAGTGATCTACGTGCCGTGCCATCGCAGTCATATCGACTACCTGCTGATTTCGTATCTGCTGTATGTGAATGGCGTCGTGCCGCCGCACATTGCGGCAGGCGTCAATCTGAATCTCCCGGTTGTCGGTTCGCTGCTCCGCAAAGGTGGCGCGTTTTTCCTGCGGCGCAGCTTCCGCGCCAACGCGTTGTACTCGGCAGTGTTCGCCGAATATGTGGCGCAGTTGTTCAAGCGGGGCGTGTCGATGGAGTACTTCATCGAAGGCGGCCGCAGCCGCACCGGCCGACTCATCGAACCGCGTGCGGGCATGCTCGCCATGACCGTCCGGAGCTATTTGCGGGAGTCGCAGCGGCCTGTGGTGTTCCAGCCCGTGTACATCGGCTACGAACGCTTGCTCGAAGGCAAGGCTTACACAGGCGAGCTGTCCGGCAAGCCAAAAGAGAAGGAATCGTTGTGGGGCCTGCTCCGCTCGCTGCGCCTGCTGCGCGAGAAGTACGGCAAGGTGAGCGTCAGCTTTGGTGAACCGATCTATCTGGCCGAGCATTTGGATCGCGAGGTGCCGACGTGGCGCGCCGAGGCAAAAGCCGACAAGCAGCCTTGGTTCAATGGCGCGGTCGAAAGCCTCGCCCATCGGGTGATGGTCAACATCAACCGCTCGGCCGACGTCAACCCGATCAATTTGCTGGCGCTAGCCATATTGGCGACGCCAAAGCATGCGATGGCCGAGGACGATCTGATTCGTCAGATCGAACTGTTCCGTCGCCTGCTGTCCGATCAGCCTTACTCCGATCGCGTCTCGGTGACGGAATTGACCGCGGCCGAGATCATCCAGTACGGCGAGCAGATGAAAGCGATCGTGCGCGTCAAACATCCGCTCGGCGATGTGCTCGAAGCACCGGGCGATATGGGCGTGATGCTGTCTTACTTCCGCAATAACGTCCTGCACTTGTTTGCGAGCTCAGCCTGGGTGGCATGCTGCTTCCTGAACAACCGGCGTTTGCAACGCGCCAGTGTCGAACGGCTGGGTCGGTTCATCTATCCGTTCATCCAAAGCGAGTTGTTCCTGCCCTGGACGGAAGATCAGTTCGGCGAGCACTTGCAGGCACGCGTGGATGGCTTCGTCCGCCTCGGTCTGTTGGAATGCGATGGCGAGGATGGCAAACTGCTGCGGCGAAAAATTGGTCAGACTGACGAGGCGTTCCAGCTCCGGATTATTGCGACCAGCCTGCAGCAGGCGTTCGAGCGTTACTACATTGCGATTGCGTTGCTGGTGAAAAAGGGCGCGAAGCGCTTGTCGACCGGCGAGCTTGAGAACCTTTGCCACCTGACGGCGCAGCGGTTGTCCTTGCTGCACACCCAGGCTGCGCCCGAGTTCTTCGACAAATCGCTGTTCCGCGGGTTCATCTCGACGTTGCGCGAGCGCCGAATTGTCTGGCTGGATGAGCACGCCAAGCTCGACTTCGGCCACGAACTCGACACGATGGCAAGTGACGCCAAGCTGATTCTGTCGCGCGAGCTCCGCCACTCGATTCTGAAGCTCGCGAATGAGTCGCACTCGGTTGACCTGACGGCGGTCAAGAAAGCGAGTTAA